The Zootoca vivipara chromosome 5, rZooViv1.1, whole genome shotgun sequence genome includes the window ctttgaaacCAATGACCGacctaggtccattaatttccaaatagaacttagttggatacaacccataatttCTGTCTGCGGACTTGCATCTTCCCTTCATGCTTGATGGTGTGTTGAACACACTAAACATAAATGCAGATTAAAGAATGGATTGCCACTGAATTTACCATGAGCAAGTCACTATCTCTCACCTATATCACAGGGTTGGTATGAAGTTAACACACTACTTTGAACTGCTTGAAGGGTGAGCAGGGATGCAAAttttgcatataaataaaacacatttttttcatttttaaaacctaTATATCATTGCAACTCATTAACAAGGCAAGTTTCATCGATTTCCTTACCTTTATTCTTCCTAAGCTAGAGAATTTCTCCTTATCTTCCACAACCGCCTTCAGAACTGgctgggacatcctgttttttgtCTTAAAGCTGGCACTGCTGTCAAAGTCAATGCCACTCACAACAGCCCGCCGATAGGAAGTAGACCTCAAACTACGTTTCAGCATCCCTGGGCTGTCCACATCCGCTTCTGCTTCTTCGCCTCCACCAGCTACCAAAGGCAACCCAAGGGTCTCCACCATGCTACGGACCTTGAGAGCCCTCCTGCTTGGTTCCACATTCTGGCTATTAGCTTTGTTGGTTACTTTTATTTCAGTAGCCAAACTCTTAGGGATGATCTGCTGCTTCCCCACTTTCAACGCGACAGGACTGTGCGTACTCAGAACCACGGGCGGCGTTTCTGCCAGCTCATTCTGATTTGACGGCAGTCTTTGGAGAGGCAGATGCTGCTGTTCCAAGGGAGCAGACAGGCAAACAGATGCCTTTTCTGAGCTTTTAGGAAGCTGGCTAGGTTGCAACGCTGAGGCGGTGGTTGTGTTGTTATTTGGCGAATGCACGATTTCCGTAGGCGACAATCCAAGGCTTGATGAGAAAACAATTTGTTCCTTCTCTGGACAAAGTGCTGCTCGATTGGAAATCCTCCCTGGGTGAGCTAGCTTGCTGCTTGCTGAATTTATAGGACCACTGGCTGTAAAATTTATAGAATTATTTGAAACCATTTTCAGGACTTGGGGTGACTGGTCAGAAAGCCTAGGGGAGAGAGCCTTATGCTCCGGAAACCGAACCGTTCCATTTGGCACAGAACCAAGGCCGCAGCTGAAAAGCAAAGGGCTCCTTTGAATGGATCTGCTGTCCAGAGAAGTAATTATAGTTTCATCAGGCTGAGTTAAAGTAAACGTATCCTTGTCTTCCACTGGGAAATCTGTGAAGAGAACCCCACTGGAGCTCTGATAAGACTGAGGCCTGGGTTTGTTCTTTGTGTGCAAATGGGTCTGGTGGGCTGACCTCCTCCTCCACAAtggtgcaatgttgttgttgGAAAAGTCCACTTCATTTGGACCATCCATAACCAAGGGCTACGGTCAACCCAACATCGGGAGAGGAATGCAGGCGGCCCTTTTTaacaagaaaacagaagcaagtAAAACTTCAATCATTCAGTAGCCTGATTCACACATAACACAAAACTATTACGATTAGGTATGAACCCTACCTAGCAGCTTATATGTGATTTGTTTACTACCAACAAACCACAATCGGAAGCAATGGTTTGCTGTTGGCTTAGAaatattggtttgttttaactatggcatggcattatgtctgaacctagcacccttccttaaccatggtttgtttgagcaACCCAGGCACCAATTGGCTGGCAATGTGGTGAAAGTTAAAGAGCTGGAAGCATTTAAAGCAAAGTACAAGGTCCagcttaattttaaaaacctgcagagtAGGGAGTTTCTTATCCTACATGTACATTAGCTGTTAAACAACAAAGCAGAGGAActattcaattacagtggtacctcggtttatgaacacaattggttccggaagtctgttcataaactgaagcgttcataaactgaagcgaactttcccattgaaagtaatggaaagtggattaatctgttccagacggtccgcggggtacttaaactgaagcgttcataaactgaagcgaactttgccattgaaagtaatggaaagtggattaatccgttccagatgggtccgcggagtacttaaactgaagcgttcataaactgaagcatgggtgtaattggttccggaagtctgttcataaactgaagcgttcataaactgaagcgaactttcccattgaaagtaatggaaaatgaattaatccgttccagatgggtccgcggcgttcataaaccgaaaattcataaaccgaggtgttcataaaccgaggttccactgtacagaactAGAACGCTTGCAAAAAATAATTTAGTATAGGTGGTTGCTGCCACAGTGGTtttagaaagagaaataaaacaggtaaagttattgtttttgttggaCCAACTTCTGTTGATGTGCCATGTCAAGTTTTCATCAATCATACAGATAAAGAATTCTCCATCTTTCCTACAAGCAAAGCCCT containing:
- the ARHGEF26 gene encoding rho guanine nucleotide exchange factor 26 isoform X2: MDGPNEVDFSNNNIAPLWRRRSAHQTHLHTKNKPRPQSYQSSSGVLFTDFPVEDKDTFTLTQPDETIITSLDSRSIQRSPLLFSCGLGSVPNGTVRFPEHKALSPRLSDQSPQVLKMVSNNSINFTASGPINSASSKLAHPGRISNRAALCPEKEQIVFSSSLGLSPTEIVHSPNNNTTTASALQPSQLPKSSEKASVCLSAPLEQQHLPLQRLPSNQNELAETPPVVLSTHSPVALKVGKQQIIPKSLATEIKVTNKANSQNVEPSRRALKVRSMVETLGLPLVAGGGEEAEADVDSPGMLKRSLRSTSYRRAVVSGIDFDSSASFKTKNRMSQPVLKAVVEDKEKFSSLGRIKKKMPKGQGTFDGDENAVLYQNYKEKALDIDSDEEVELKEQKSDEKIVIQYKPLRSTWSQLSAVKKNGLYQTISQEERKRQEAIFEVISSEHSYLLSLEILIRMFKNSKELGTTMTKTENHHLFSNIADVCEASKKFFKELEARHQNNIFIDDISDIVEKHTASTFDPYVKYCTNEVYQQRTLQKLLATNPAFKEVLSRIESQEECRNLPMISFLILPMQRVTRLPLLMDTICQKTPKESPKYEACKRALKEVSKLVRLCNEGARTMERTEMMYTINSQLEFKIKPFPLVSSSRWLVKRGELIAYVEDTGLFSKRTSKQQVYFFLFNDVLIITKKKRSTAQQPYCRTPLTERLHQE